One Polyangiaceae bacterium DNA window includes the following coding sequences:
- a CDS encoding Ig-like domain-containing protein yields the protein MDRGDIPDPTGSGGDAGAGQSSSSSSSSSGQAGAGGDAGMAGAGGVGGMAGAGGVGGMAGAGGMAGAGGMGGSGGGGMPCTVDGDCPATNSACVLPHCNAGMCETMNATAGTTCSEGTGMLCDGNGACVECIVATHCPEGTVCQARECNAGTCSFVNALTGTEVGDPTPGDCMNEQCDAAGMVVTGSDDADIPVTANECKIASCSMGMPMLSDAPMGTPCGLGDTFCDGMGNCAGCTLDEHCGMPTECSTPTCSNMMCVDNFAADGSVLMAQTPNDCKVAQCDGMGGIKQVDDAADVPMDDGNPCTDDICAGGMPSFPHSSVGTQCNQNGGTVCDGNGMCVECNIGADCPSGVCDMNTCQPPQVLSVAPADMAMNVSVSSSIAITFTGAMNAATLIGQTSIGPCTGSVQFSVDDFASCYGFASAAPTMSPDNKTATFVPAPGLSYGTTYKVKVTTGAEDMTGVALSGDFAQMMGFATEIPQSPGTANESNTAEELDYCNVQFPLDISVTAGQMTPTIYGRVYEAGFTEAMGPNAMISAEVGFGPANVNPTTQSGYQFFPAAFNVQVGNDDEYMASFAAPAVPGSYRYVYRFTRDGANYTYCDKNGAGSNGGLSFEIHELPVLTVMP from the coding sequence GTGGATCGTGGCGATATTCCTGACCCCACCGGTTCGGGGGGCGACGCAGGCGCCGGGCAGTCAAGCTCGAGCAGCAGCAGTTCGTCTGGACAAGCTGGCGCCGGCGGCGACGCGGGCATGGCTGGCGCGGGCGGCGTTGGCGGAATGGCTGGCGCGGGCGGCGTTGGCGGAATGGCTGGCGCGGGCGGTATGGCTGGCGCTGGCGGAATGGGCGGCAGCGGCGGTGGCGGAATGCCGTGCACGGTGGATGGCGATTGCCCGGCGACGAATAGCGCATGTGTGTTGCCGCATTGCAACGCTGGGATGTGCGAAACGATGAACGCCACGGCCGGAACCACTTGCAGCGAAGGCACCGGAATGTTGTGCGACGGCAATGGCGCGTGCGTCGAGTGCATCGTGGCAACGCATTGCCCGGAAGGTACCGTGTGCCAAGCGAGGGAATGTAATGCCGGCACGTGCAGCTTCGTCAACGCCCTTACGGGCACGGAAGTCGGCGACCCGACGCCCGGCGATTGCATGAACGAGCAATGCGACGCGGCGGGCATGGTCGTCACGGGAAGCGACGACGCCGACATTCCCGTGACTGCGAACGAATGCAAGATTGCTTCATGCTCGATGGGTATGCCCATGCTCAGCGATGCTCCCATGGGCACGCCTTGCGGCCTGGGCGATACGTTCTGCGATGGCATGGGCAATTGCGCAGGCTGCACGCTCGACGAGCATTGCGGCATGCCCACCGAATGCAGTACGCCAACGTGCTCGAACATGATGTGCGTCGACAATTTCGCGGCCGACGGGTCGGTCCTCATGGCGCAAACGCCGAACGATTGCAAAGTGGCGCAATGCGACGGCATGGGCGGCATCAAGCAAGTCGACGACGCTGCCGACGTTCCCATGGACGACGGCAATCCGTGCACGGACGACATTTGCGCGGGAGGTATGCCGAGCTTCCCGCATTCGTCGGTCGGCACGCAATGCAATCAAAATGGCGGCACGGTCTGCGACGGCAACGGCATGTGCGTCGAATGCAACATCGGCGCGGATTGCCCAAGCGGCGTGTGTGACATGAACACCTGCCAGCCACCGCAAGTCCTTTCGGTTGCACCGGCGGACATGGCGATGAACGTGTCCGTTTCGAGCAGCATCGCCATTACGTTCACGGGTGCGATGAACGCGGCCACGCTGATCGGACAAACCTCGATCGGCCCCTGCACTGGATCGGTACAATTCTCCGTCGACGATTTCGCCTCGTGTTATGGGTTTGCTTCGGCTGCACCAACCATGAGCCCCGACAACAAGACGGCGACGTTCGTCCCGGCGCCTGGATTGTCCTACGGTACCACGTACAAGGTCAAGGTCACGACCGGCGCCGAGGACATGACGGGCGTGGCCTTGAGCGGCGACTTCGCGCAAATGATGGGGTTCGCGACGGAAATTCCGCAATCGCCGGGCACCGCGAATGAATCGAATACCGCCGAGGAGCTCGACTATTGCAACGTCCAGTTTCCGCTGGACATCAGCGTGACCGCGGGGCAGATGACTCCTACGATTTACGGTCGCGTTTACGAGGCTGGTTTTACCGAAGCCATGGGGCCAAACGCCATGATCAGCGCTGAAGTTGGGTTTGGCCCGGCGAATGTCAATCCAACCACCCAAAGCGGCTATCAATTCTTCCCCGCTGCCTTCAACGTCCAAGTCGGCAACGACGACGAATACATGGCGTCTTTCGCCGCACCCGCCGTGCCCGGATCCTACCGCTACGTGTATCGCTTCACGCGCGACGGCGCGAACTACACGTATTGCGACAAAAACGGCGCTGGATCCAATGGGGGACTCTCGTTCGAAATCCACGAGCTTCCCGTT
- a CDS encoding efflux RND transporter permease subunit — MNISAIAIKRPVFTVMVAVALLVLGIVGYKKLGTDLFPNVAFPVVSVTIIYPGASPAEMETQVTKPIEDVVVSLNGIDRVRSFSREGVSTTVVIFKLDVDVQEAATQVRERVAQARFKLPNDIQEPVISRLDTDAVPVLIYTLRGRRGLSEIRNFADDVIRPALEQVDGVAAVNIRGGAEREVKVLLDRARIDALRVQPAQIVGAIKAANLTVPAGRYEAGEKEISVRAIGELGEVDALRDIVVAMSQDGSSVRLRDVADVQDGFEEMRTRIRVNTDEAVAFEVIKQSGRNTVEVADGVRAKLAEIEKGFPEDLKTSLIMDQSTFIMENAHEVQIAIWYGGAMAILIILIFMLDLRSTLISAVALPTSVVSTFFLMYVLGFTLNMMTLLGLSLAIGLLIDDAVVVRENIFKHLERGEPPMEAALNGTKEIALSVLATTMTIVAVFVPVAFMTGIVGQFFRQFGLTVSGAVLVSLFVAFTIDPMLSSRFSKTIAHGAKDSFAWLKRPFEWLFSSMDNAYRGMLEWVVRHKLIVGLLALASLVGSGMLMGLMGSDFVNAEDRGEMMAEVEFPAATSLEETARRSYEAEKKLLENKEIRTVYATLGPNGEVNKVHWRILTSKKNDRTVTLSQIKDQVREVGNAIPDASVVITDPAFVEGAGVQAPIMILVRGESYDEIGRVANDIGGILRATPGITDVQVKFTPGRPEMRVEVDRQRAADQGISVAQLAMTLRTAIEGEEASKLRQGKDEVPIRVRMRPEDRANPTDLERLTLWSPKGAVALADVARLEQGEGPQVIEREDRRRQIAVWATPRGRTLGDLVKEFQPKIDALEKPAGTTVFYDGMVKQMSDTNESMGTAMLLAVIFIYLVLASQFESFIHPLTIMLTLPLALVGAILGLFLADTSMAMGAMIGIILLMGLVTKNAILLVDRAIVRVREHGETPLQAILEAGPERLRPILMTSAAMVLGMLPTATSTGDGSEFRAPMAISVIGGVVSSTLLSLVVVPAFYLAIENAKTKLGIRNEKAAAEPAAAE; from the coding sequence ATGAACATTTCAGCAATTGCGATCAAGCGGCCCGTGTTCACGGTGATGGTGGCCGTTGCGCTGCTGGTGCTGGGCATCGTCGGCTACAAGAAACTCGGGACCGATCTCTTTCCGAACGTTGCATTTCCGGTCGTGAGCGTGACGATCATCTACCCCGGCGCGAGCCCGGCGGAGATGGAGACACAAGTCACCAAGCCCATCGAAGACGTGGTGGTTTCGCTGAACGGGATCGATCGGGTGCGTTCGTTTTCGCGCGAGGGGGTGTCGACGACGGTCGTCATTTTCAAGCTCGACGTGGATGTTCAGGAAGCGGCGACGCAAGTGCGCGAACGCGTCGCACAGGCGAGGTTCAAGCTACCGAACGACATCCAAGAACCCGTCATTTCGCGCCTCGATACCGATGCCGTACCGGTGTTGATTTACACGTTGCGAGGTCGGCGGGGGCTCAGTGAAATCCGCAATTTCGCCGATGATGTGATTCGTCCAGCGCTCGAACAAGTGGATGGAGTCGCGGCGGTGAACATTCGCGGCGGCGCCGAACGCGAAGTGAAGGTGCTGCTGGATCGCGCGAGGATCGACGCGCTTCGCGTGCAACCGGCGCAGATCGTGGGCGCGATCAAAGCGGCCAACTTGACGGTACCTGCGGGTCGTTACGAAGCCGGGGAAAAGGAAATCAGCGTTCGAGCCATCGGGGAGCTCGGCGAAGTCGACGCACTGCGCGACATCGTGGTGGCCATGTCGCAAGACGGGTCATCGGTGCGGCTGCGCGATGTGGCCGACGTGCAAGACGGCTTCGAGGAAATGCGGACGCGGATCCGCGTGAACACGGATGAAGCGGTCGCGTTCGAGGTGATCAAGCAGAGCGGTCGGAACACGGTGGAAGTTGCCGACGGAGTACGCGCGAAGCTCGCCGAGATCGAAAAAGGGTTCCCCGAAGATTTGAAGACGTCGCTGATCATGGATCAGTCGACGTTCATCATGGAAAACGCGCACGAGGTGCAGATCGCCATTTGGTACGGCGGGGCGATGGCGATCCTGATCATCCTGATCTTCATGCTGGATCTGCGATCGACGCTCATCAGTGCGGTCGCTTTGCCGACGAGCGTGGTGTCGACGTTTTTCTTGATGTACGTGCTCGGCTTCACGCTGAACATGATGACGCTGCTCGGCCTGTCGCTCGCGATTGGTCTCTTGATCGACGATGCGGTCGTGGTTCGCGAGAACATCTTCAAGCATCTCGAGCGCGGGGAACCTCCAATGGAGGCTGCGCTGAACGGGACGAAAGAGATTGCCCTGAGCGTGCTCGCGACGACGATGACGATCGTGGCGGTGTTCGTTCCGGTCGCGTTCATGACGGGCATCGTGGGTCAGTTTTTCAGGCAGTTTGGGCTCACGGTGTCGGGCGCGGTGCTCGTGTCGCTGTTCGTCGCGTTCACGATCGATCCGATGTTGTCGTCGCGTTTTTCAAAGACCATTGCGCATGGCGCCAAAGATTCGTTCGCGTGGCTGAAGCGGCCTTTCGAGTGGCTGTTTTCGTCGATGGACAATGCGTACCGAGGGATGCTCGAGTGGGTCGTGCGACACAAGCTGATCGTGGGCCTGTTGGCGCTCGCGTCGCTCGTGGGGTCGGGGATGCTGATGGGCCTGATGGGATCGGACTTCGTGAACGCCGAAGATCGCGGTGAAATGATGGCGGAGGTGGAGTTTCCGGCAGCGACGTCGCTGGAGGAGACGGCGCGTCGATCGTACGAAGCCGAAAAGAAATTATTGGAGAACAAAGAGATTCGGACGGTGTATGCGACGCTGGGACCGAACGGCGAGGTGAACAAGGTTCACTGGCGCATTCTGACGTCGAAGAAGAACGACCGGACGGTGACGCTGTCGCAGATCAAAGACCAAGTGCGCGAGGTCGGGAATGCGATTCCGGATGCATCGGTGGTCATCACGGATCCGGCGTTCGTCGAAGGCGCGGGGGTGCAGGCACCGATCATGATTTTGGTGCGTGGCGAGTCGTACGATGAGATCGGTCGCGTGGCGAATGACATCGGTGGGATCTTGCGAGCGACGCCGGGCATCACGGATGTGCAGGTGAAGTTCACGCCGGGGCGGCCAGAGATGCGGGTGGAGGTGGATCGACAACGCGCGGCGGATCAAGGCATCAGCGTGGCGCAGCTCGCGATGACGTTGCGCACGGCGATTGAAGGAGAAGAAGCGAGCAAGTTGCGTCAGGGCAAAGACGAGGTGCCGATTCGGGTGCGTATGCGGCCGGAGGATCGTGCGAATCCGACGGATTTGGAACGATTGACGCTGTGGTCGCCAAAGGGTGCCGTAGCGCTTGCGGATGTCGCAAGGCTCGAGCAGGGCGAGGGGCCGCAGGTGATCGAGCGGGAGGATCGGCGTCGGCAGATTGCGGTTTGGGCGACGCCTCGGGGGCGGACGCTGGGCGACCTCGTCAAGGAGTTTCAGCCGAAAATCGACGCATTGGAAAAACCAGCCGGCACGACGGTGTTTTATGACGGCATGGTGAAGCAGATGAGCGACACGAACGAGTCGATGGGCACGGCGATGCTGCTCGCGGTGATCTTCATTTACCTCGTGCTGGCGTCGCAATTCGAGAGCTTCATTCATCCGCTGACGATCATGCTGACATTGCCGCTGGCGCTGGTGGGTGCGATTCTGGGCCTCTTTTTGGCGGATACGTCGATGGCCATGGGTGCGATGATTGGGATCATCCTGCTCATGGGGCTGGTGACGAAAAACGCGATTCTGCTGGTGGATCGAGCGATTGTGCGGGTGCGCGAGCATGGTGAAACGCCGCTTCAAGCGATTCTCGAAGCTGGGCCGGAGCGGCTTCGGCCAATCTTGATGACGAGCGCTGCAATGGTGCTGGGCATGTTGCCGACGGCGACATCAACGGGGGATGGGAGCGAATTCCGAGCGCCGATGGCGATTTCGGTCATTGGTGGCGTCGTGAGCTCGACGTTGTTGTCGCTGGTGGTGGTGCCGGCGTTCTATTTGGCCATCGAGAACGCGAAAACGAAGCTCGGTATACGAAACGAAAAGGCTGCGGCGGAACCGGCTGCGGCGGAGTGA
- a CDS encoding efflux RND transporter periplasmic adaptor subunit, which produces MNTATNTTASPRKFNGWAVFAILMAIAITGLVGARVKAKVAQNKELEASRQTTQAAAGADAKAPTVTATGVEIISPMPTKWQPRVDITGTLEPIQQADVGFKMGGRLLAIKVKSGDTVKTGQVLGTIDAAEAAAQARVAQTGVKVAEISLDMAKDGQKRTDTLFQQNAIAEAEKTTATQRALLAAAQLEQARAQAKAVSVTLSNATLTAPFAGLVTRVPPGIGRIVGPGEPLFHIEDTSVLKLSASLSESDARVVVVGSTVTIEGAANATGKVTAVLGSLDPQTRRVPLVAEIPNGTDSGLLAGSFVRAQVVAEQPVDALELPGSAIRPGSQDEVVVVKDGKAHLVRVSFANGASGTIYVRKGLDASDRVVARPRSETKEGDAIDLAPAAK; this is translated from the coding sequence ATGAATACGGCGACAAATACGACTGCATCGCCTCGCAAGTTCAACGGGTGGGCTGTGTTCGCAATTCTCATGGCCATCGCCATCACAGGGCTCGTCGGCGCTCGCGTGAAGGCGAAAGTCGCGCAAAACAAAGAGCTCGAAGCGTCGAGACAAACCACACAGGCCGCCGCAGGAGCTGATGCAAAGGCTCCCACGGTGACGGCGACGGGCGTCGAGATCATCTCGCCAATGCCGACGAAGTGGCAGCCGCGCGTGGACATCACCGGCACACTCGAGCCGATTCAGCAAGCCGATGTGGGCTTCAAGATGGGCGGGCGGCTCTTGGCGATCAAAGTGAAGAGCGGCGATACGGTCAAGACGGGGCAAGTGCTCGGCACCATCGACGCAGCGGAAGCAGCAGCGCAAGCACGCGTCGCGCAAACGGGCGTGAAGGTCGCCGAGATCTCGCTCGACATGGCCAAAGACGGGCAAAAGCGCACCGACACGTTGTTTCAACAAAACGCGATCGCCGAAGCGGAAAAGACGACGGCGACGCAACGCGCCTTGCTCGCCGCAGCGCAGCTCGAACAAGCTCGCGCACAAGCAAAGGCCGTGTCGGTGACGCTGTCGAACGCGACGTTGACCGCGCCTTTCGCAGGGCTCGTGACGCGCGTTCCCCCAGGCATCGGCCGGATCGTTGGGCCGGGTGAACCGCTCTTTCACATCGAGGACACGTCGGTGCTCAAACTATCAGCGTCGCTTTCGGAGAGCGATGCACGTGTCGTCGTCGTTGGCTCGACGGTGACCATCGAAGGTGCGGCAAACGCGACGGGAAAGGTGACGGCGGTGCTTGGATCGCTCGATCCGCAAACGCGTCGCGTGCCGCTCGTGGCCGAGATCCCGAACGGTACGGATTCAGGGCTTTTGGCAGGCTCGTTCGTGCGAGCGCAGGTGGTTGCGGAGCAGCCGGTGGACGCTTTGGAGCTGCCCGGATCGGCGATTCGTCCAGGATCGCAGGATGAAGTGGTGGTCGTGAAAGACGGCAAAGCGCACCTCGTGCGGGTGTCTTTCGCGAACGGCGCGAGTGGAACGATTTACGTGCGCAAGGGGCTCGATGCATCCGATCGCGTGGTCGCTCGTCCGCGAAGCGAAACGAAAGAAGGCGACGCGATCGACCTTGCTCCCGCGGCAAAGTGA
- a CDS encoding TetR/AcrR family transcriptional regulator, giving the protein MFSDRGLAAAKVEEITSRAGVSKGAFYLHFKSKNDCFRQIVEGVLARLATAARHPARETVTGPSDVPKLLEGRLQESVELFEFCWQNRGIMKMILDGGGGSPYAYLIDEFAAGIVQQSEVWIAHGVAMGIYRSDIDPTIVARLISGTYERLVRELIKQPRRPDIEGWARQAQDLLTRGLFPPGVSTVLDQKVKMHSAAKAPRWPQAEAKSK; this is encoded by the coding sequence GTGTTCTCGGATCGCGGCCTTGCTGCGGCCAAAGTCGAGGAAATCACGTCGCGCGCAGGTGTGTCGAAGGGCGCTTTTTATCTTCACTTCAAGAGCAAAAATGACTGCTTTCGCCAGATCGTCGAAGGTGTCCTCGCAAGGCTCGCCACCGCCGCTCGACATCCGGCTCGGGAGACCGTCACGGGCCCGAGCGACGTACCCAAACTGCTCGAAGGCAGGCTCCAAGAGAGCGTCGAGCTGTTCGAGTTTTGCTGGCAAAACCGTGGGATCATGAAAATGATCCTCGATGGTGGCGGCGGCTCACCCTACGCGTACCTCATCGACGAATTCGCCGCAGGCATCGTGCAGCAAAGCGAAGTTTGGATCGCGCACGGCGTCGCGATGGGTATCTACCGCAGCGACATCGATCCGACGATCGTCGCGCGACTCATTTCAGGTACGTACGAACGTCTCGTCCGCGAGCTCATCAAGCAACCGCGACGACCCGACATCGAAGGCTGGGCGAGGCAAGCCCAAGATCTCCTCACGCGAGGCCTGTTCCCGCCCGGCGTGAGCACGGTTCTTGACCAGAAGGTCAAAATGCATTCCGCGGCCAAAGCTCCACGCTGGCCGCAAGCAGAGGCAAAATCCAAATGA
- a CDS encoding IS66 family transposase has translation MQGIRAHGRTAVDIDDRRLVGFCARCARSVAGRVAEKVIASQYINADDTGLPVLERDHPNGVKRGHLWAYSGAGLVAFHYTPNWKADGPAEFLDGFRGHLQGDGYAGYEKALRDAMDGDTEIVPAERRLGCGMHIRRKFEEAAKLGDVRAAVAINFFKAIYNLEREYKEHKLSSEDRLAQRTLRSVPLVDELYQWIRDVKPQAIPKTPLYDAARYAEKQEAAWRRCFSDGQFEIDNGEAERRLRWVALGRKNFLFAGSDAGAESACVCAMHASALSVARARQASGVVGRADTVQQPGADGAS, from the coding sequence ATGCAAGGAATTCGCGCGCATGGGCGTACCGCTGTCGACATCGACGATCGGAGACTGGTCGGCTTTTGCGCTCGATGTGCTCGCTCAGTTGCTGGGCGCGTCGCGGAAAAGGTGATTGCATCCCAGTACATCAATGCGGACGACACGGGTTTGCCGGTGCTCGAGCGAGACCATCCAAATGGCGTGAAACGAGGGCACTTGTGGGCGTATTCGGGGGCGGGACTCGTCGCATTCCACTACACGCCGAATTGGAAGGCGGATGGGCCGGCAGAATTTCTCGATGGTTTCCGCGGCCATTTGCAAGGCGACGGGTACGCTGGGTATGAAAAAGCGCTTCGAGATGCCATGGATGGCGATACGGAGATCGTTCCGGCAGAGCGTCGTCTCGGCTGCGGGATGCACATTCGGCGCAAATTCGAGGAAGCTGCGAAGCTCGGCGATGTCCGAGCGGCCGTGGCGATCAATTTCTTCAAGGCGATCTACAACCTCGAGCGCGAATACAAGGAGCACAAGCTTTCCAGCGAAGATCGGCTCGCGCAAAGGACGTTGCGCAGCGTGCCGCTCGTGGACGAGCTCTATCAATGGATTCGCGACGTCAAGCCGCAAGCGATTCCGAAAACACCGCTCTACGATGCGGCGCGGTACGCTGAAAAGCAAGAAGCTGCGTGGCGTCGGTGCTTCTCGGATGGCCAATTCGAGATCGACAACGGCGAAGCCGAAAGACGATTACGTTGGGTTGCGCTAGGTCGAAAGAATTTTTTGTTTGCAGGATCTGACGCCGGCGCAGAAAGCGCATGCGTGTGCGCGATGCACGCGTCCGCGTTGAGCGTAGCACGTGCACGGCAGGCGTCGGGTGTAGTTGGTCGGGCGGATACAGTACAACAACCGGGGGCAGATGGTGCGTCGTGA
- a CDS encoding transposase — protein MAEAGRIDELIALVMDLLLRVKEENTALAMRLQKALRSLYGRKSEKISTEDLKAMLAKLGEDAPEAPPPAPPKPPAPKPLKGHKGRNPLPSNLPRQQKVIAVPEELRKCAACGADKTCMDYVKSQILDFIPAKVVVIEELREKLVCGVCDKGVVVAPGEKVMDKGRPGSGLLAKIVVDKCEDSMPLYRQCKEFARMGVPLSTSTIGDWSAFALDVLAQLLGASRKR, from the coding sequence ATGGCCGAAGCAGGCCGCATCGACGAGCTCATCGCGCTGGTCATGGACCTTTTGTTGCGGGTCAAAGAGGAAAACACGGCGCTCGCCATGCGGTTGCAAAAGGCGTTGCGCTCACTGTACGGGCGCAAGAGCGAGAAAATCAGTACCGAAGACCTGAAGGCAATGCTCGCGAAACTCGGCGAAGATGCACCCGAAGCGCCGCCACCCGCACCACCGAAACCGCCCGCGCCCAAGCCGCTCAAAGGCCACAAGGGCCGCAATCCATTGCCGAGCAACTTGCCTCGGCAACAGAAGGTGATTGCCGTGCCCGAAGAGCTGCGAAAATGTGCTGCGTGTGGCGCTGACAAGACGTGCATGGATTACGTCAAGAGTCAGATTTTGGACTTCATTCCGGCCAAAGTCGTGGTCATCGAGGAGCTTCGAGAAAAACTCGTGTGCGGCGTTTGTGATAAGGGCGTGGTGGTGGCGCCGGGCGAAAAAGTCATGGATAAAGGGCGACCCGGCTCGGGACTGCTCGCGAAAATCGTCGTCGACAAGTGCGAGGATTCCATGCCGCTTTATCGGCAATGCAAGGAATTCGCGCGCATGGGCGTACCGCTGTCGACATCGACGATCGGAGACTGGTCGGCTTTTGCGCTCGATGTGCTCGCTCAGTTGCTGGGCGCGTCGCGGAAAAGGTGA